In Kytococcus sedentarius DSM 20547, the sequence GCCCGCCCTGCTGCTGGTGGCCGCCCGCACCGCGCTCGGGCACCGCCTGGACGGAGCACTGGGCCGCGTGGGCGGCTGGCTGGACCGCAACGCCGGGCGGGAGGCCGGCTGGGTGGTGGGCATCATCGGGGTGGTCCTGTCACTGCAGGGCATCGGTCGCCTGATGGGCTGACCAGCAGTTCCGTGGAGGTTGTCGCAGGCCCGTGCCACGATGCGCAGGTGAGCTCCCCCTCGTCCCCCGCCTCCTCATCGGCCCCCGTCATCCGCGCCCGCGGGCTCACCAAGACCTACGGCGACTTCGCGGCCGTCGACGGCATCGACTTCGACATCGCCCCGGGTGAGTCCTTCGGCCTGCTCGGCCCCAACGGTGCCGGCAAGTCCACGACGATGCGGATGATCGGCGGCACCCTGAACCGCACCAGCGGCACGATGGAGGTGGCCGGGCTCGACCCCGACACCCACGGCCCGGAGGTGCGCGCCACCTTGGGCGTGGTGCCGCAGCAGGACAACCTCGACACCGAGCTCACCGCCCGCGACAACCTGATGGTCTACGGCCGCTACTTCGGGCTGCCGTGGAGCTACCTGCGCCCCAAGGCCGACGAGCTGCTCGAGTTCGCCCAGCTCACCGAGAAGGCCAAGAGCAAGGTCGACGACCTCTCCGGCGGCATGAAGCGGCGCCTCACCATCGCGCGTTCGCTGGTGAACGAGCCGAAGGTGTTGTTGCTCGACGAGCCGACCACCGGTCTGGACCCGCAGGCCCGCCACGTGCTGTGGGACCGGCTGTTCCGCCTCAAGGAGGTGGGCGTCACCCTGGTGGTCACCACCCACTTCATGGACGAGGCCGAGCAGCTGTGCGACCGCCTGATCGTGGTGGACCACGGCACCATCAAGGCCGAGGGCTCACCCCGCGAGCTGATCCGCACCTACTCCACCCGCGAGGTGCTCGAGCTGCGCTTCGGCGCCGACCGCAACGCCGAGGTGGTGGGCCAGCTGGAGTCGCTCGGCGAGCGCACCGAGGTGCTGCCCGACCGCATCCTGCTCTACGCCGACGACGCCGAGGCCGCCCTCGATGCGGTGACCTCCCGCGGGCTTCAGCCCGTCACGTCGCTGGTGCGTCGCTCCTCGCTGGAGGACGTGTTCCTCCACCTCACCGGGCGGACCCTCGTTGACTGAGCACCGCGCACCGGGGCCGGCCGCGGCCGGCGGGCACACCGCATCGAGCGCCGGCGACGACCTCGTGAGCCTGCGGCACCTGGCGTCCTCCGGGCGGGTGCCACCCCCGGCCGAGATGGCGCGCCGGGCGCGGCGCTGGGGCTGGTGGTACCACGTGGAGTACTGGCTGATCACTGCCAGGGCGTGGGCGCAGTCGATCCTCGTCTACGCCATCGCCGAGCCGCTGCTGTACCTGGTGGCCCTCGGTGTGGGACTGGGCACGCTGGTGGATGCCGGGGCAGGGGGCGTCGACGGTGTGGAGTACCTGACCTTCGTGGCGCCGGCGCTGCTGGTGTCGACCATCGTCATGTCCGCGGCCGGGGAGTTCACCTACCCGGTGATGGCGGGGTTCAAGTGGGAGCGGCTGTACCACGGGCCGCACGCCACCCCGGTGACGCCACAGCAGATCGCCGAGGGGCACTTCGCCGGCGTGATGCTGCGCTTCGTGGCCCAGGCGGCGATCTTCCTGGGGATCATGTGGGTCTTCGGCGCCATCAGCTCACCCTGGGCGTGGCTGTGCGTGCCCATCGCGGTGCTCTCGGCCGCAGCCTTCGGCGCCCCGTTGCTGGCCTACGCGGCGTCGCTGGAGTCCGAGGGCTACCAGTTCGCGATGGTGCAGCGCTTCATCGTGATGCCGATGTTCCTGTTCGCCGGCACCTTCTTCGAGCTGTCGAGCATGCCGTGGTTCCTGCAACCGATCGGGTGGATCTCCCCCATCTGGCACGGCACGGAGCTGGCCCGCTGGGCGGCCTACTCCTCCGATCTCAGCTGGGCCCGGGCGGCGCTGCACGTGGGCTTCCTGGCCGCGCTGGCCCTCATCGGACTGCTGGT encodes:
- a CDS encoding ABC transporter ATP-binding protein — its product is MSSPSSPASSSAPVIRARGLTKTYGDFAAVDGIDFDIAPGESFGLLGPNGAGKSTTMRMIGGTLNRTSGTMEVAGLDPDTHGPEVRATLGVVPQQDNLDTELTARDNLMVYGRYFGLPWSYLRPKADELLEFAQLTEKAKSKVDDLSGGMKRRLTIARSLVNEPKVLLLDEPTTGLDPQARHVLWDRLFRLKEVGVTLVVTTHFMDEAEQLCDRLIVVDHGTIKAEGSPRELIRTYSTREVLELRFGADRNAEVVGQLESLGERTEVLPDRILLYADDAEAALDAVTSRGLQPVTSLVRRSSLEDVFLHLTGRTLVD
- a CDS encoding ABC transporter permease — translated: MTEHRAPGPAAAGGHTASSAGDDLVSLRHLASSGRVPPPAEMARRARRWGWWYHVEYWLITARAWAQSILVYAIAEPLLYLVALGVGLGTLVDAGAGGVDGVEYLTFVAPALLVSTIVMSAAGEFTYPVMAGFKWERLYHGPHATPVTPQQIAEGHFAGVMLRFVAQAAIFLGIMWVFGAISSPWAWLCVPIAVLSAAAFGAPLLAYAASLESEGYQFAMVQRFIVMPMFLFAGTFFELSSMPWFLQPIGWISPIWHGTELARWAAYSSDLSWARAALHVGFLAALALIGLLVARRIFERRLNS